One Gimesia sp. genomic window carries:
- the pilO gene encoding type 4a pilus biogenesis protein PilO codes for MNEKLRRDSLITIISLAVVVALFTFVIYLPGLKSKQQLNKQIASIQEEIRAIPTKVEQLELLQKELQQREAFINRMKTHIPTDKDTHRVLQRVAQLANSSSLTVSSLNPGEPVPYATYLRQPFTVNISGPYKGLIQFLNGLDTDSRLFTVSNLMLTSQNSENKQFVKGTIELSVYVLRDTQSDFSDFKENRVSQSFLTTDKR; via the coding sequence ATGAATGAAAAATTACGACGCGACAGCCTGATCACCATCATCAGCCTGGCGGTAGTGGTCGCTTTGTTTACCTTTGTGATCTACCTGCCGGGGCTTAAGAGCAAGCAGCAGCTCAATAAACAGATTGCCTCCATCCAGGAAGAGATCCGCGCGATTCCCACCAAGGTTGAACAGCTGGAACTACTGCAGAAGGAATTGCAGCAGCGCGAGGCGTTCATCAATCGCATGAAAACACATATCCCGACGGATAAAGATACACACCGGGTTCTGCAGCGGGTGGCACAGCTGGCAAATAGTTCCTCGCTGACGGTTTCTTCTCTGAACCCTGGTGAGCCTGTGCCTTATGCGACCTATCTGAGGCAGCCTTTCACCGTCAATATAAGCGGACCTTACAAGGGGCTGATCCAGTTTCTGAATGGACTGGATACCGATAGTCGGCTGTTTACCGTCTCAAATCTCATGCTCACTAGTCAAAATAGCGAAAACAAGCAGTTTGTTAAAGGAACCATCGAACTGTCAGTTTACGTATTACGCGACACACAGAGTGATTTTTCCGATTTTAAGGAAAATAGGGTCAGCCAGTCCTTTCTTACGACCGATAAAAGATAA
- a CDS encoding prepilin-type N-terminal cleavage/methylation domain-containing protein, translating to MQCTRPRSLHTLQNQCGRSGFTLVELLIVVVLISILASVSLLSIDSSTSHSLETTARMLVADLRLARNHAIQFNTEYTVEFDLNTQTYEIVHSGAGTAPVPENSLAGSSADKTKYIQSVQKDTLNLPDRVVISQIYLKTSDTEVRDLAFGAMGGTGPGRSEDTMIVISTTRNGTTFSIPITVSWITGQAWADEIQTN from the coding sequence ATGCAGTGCACCCGACCGCGGAGCCTGCACACTTTGCAGAATCAATGTGGACGTTCGGGGTTCACGCTGGTTGAACTGTTGATTGTGGTCGTACTGATTTCGATTCTGGCTTCGGTCTCCCTGCTTTCCATTGACTCGAGTACATCACACTCCCTGGAGACCACAGCGCGGATGCTGGTGGCTGACCTGCGGCTGGCCCGAAATCATGCGATTCAGTTCAACACCGAATACACGGTGGAATTCGATCTCAATACGCAGACATACGAAATCGTACACAGTGGGGCAGGTACCGCACCTGTGCCGGAAAACAGTCTGGCAGGGTCATCCGCGGACAAAACGAAATACATTCAATCCGTACAGAAAGATACATTGAATCTGCCTGATCGGGTCGTCATCAGCCAGATCTATCTGAAGACCTCTGACACCGAAGTACGCGACCTGGCTTTCGGAGCGATGGGAGGCACCGGGCCGGGACGCAGCGAAGATACCATGATTGTCATCTCCACGACCCGCAACGGGACCACCTTTTCCATCCCGATTACGGTCTCCTGGATTACAGGCCAGGCGTGGGCGGATGAAATACAGACCAACTGA
- a CDS encoding STAS domain-containing protein, which yields MQITTEVFGNVLVAHTPDELTDDTSGDFVHALSDAINEQHYQVVLQMDRSDLLDSAGLTALLDLQDLTREHGGNLKISGLEEPGKKILEMTRLDQRIDIFDSVIEAVSSFQ from the coding sequence ATGCAGATCACAACGGAAGTTTTTGGCAATGTTCTGGTGGCCCATACACCGGATGAACTGACGGATGACACATCCGGTGATTTCGTCCATGCGCTGTCAGATGCGATTAACGAACAGCATTACCAGGTTGTCCTGCAGATGGATCGCAGCGATCTGCTGGACAGTGCCGGTCTGACGGCCTTACTCGATCTGCAGGATCTGACCCGGGAACACGGGGGGAACCTCAAGATCAGCGGCCTGGAAGAACCTGGCAAGAAAATTCTGGAAATGACACGACTCGACCAGCGGATCGATATTTTCGATTCGGTGATCGAAGCGGTTTCCAGCTTTCAATAA
- a CDS encoding GspE/PulE family protein — protein MNTNSLLQPKMRLGDLLIFKEYITAEQLDSALEEQSQGDGSQLLGELLVNNEYCTEEQVLECLALEYRIPYVQLDSRMFDSKIFDVLPREFVEKHTVLPLFKVRNVLTVAVAEPTNVFLVDQLRDLTKSEIQIVAASAREIRRMVQTYMPNTNVFVIDDIIDDANGTNVELIEESIDDIGFDVEFAGQSPIIKLVNYIIYNAVREGASDIHIEPNEQQLRVRYRVDGVLHQALEPPVHLAPAVSSRIKIMASLDISERRLPQDGRIHVLMEGRPIDLRVSTLPMPSGEKVVIRILDNRSVNISLEQLGFSSEVLENFTEQLEKPNGIILVTGPTGSGKSTTLYAALNAVSSIEKNVCTVEDPIEYQLPIINQFQVNEKIGLSFATILRSLLRQDPDVVMVGEIRDQETGKIAIQAALTGHLVFSTLHTNDAISAITRLINMGVDDYLIAAAVNMALAQRLCRKLCPKCKTPYELPKAMQLAVERVGLEANEFYKNKGCKRCRNTGFSGRIGVHEILTIDDQLREIISSNPTVAAVKEYAQNNGMIPLRYDALRKAQEGLTTVEEAIKVSDDGWIPRKPALIRSHS, from the coding sequence ATGAATACCAATTCCCTCTTACAACCGAAAATGCGGCTCGGTGATCTGCTCATCTTTAAAGAGTACATCACCGCAGAACAGCTGGATTCCGCGCTGGAGGAACAGTCACAGGGAGACGGCAGTCAGCTGCTGGGTGAGCTGCTGGTCAACAACGAATATTGCACTGAAGAGCAGGTGCTGGAATGCCTGGCCCTGGAATACCGCATTCCCTACGTACAGCTCGACAGCCGCATGTTCGACTCGAAAATCTTCGATGTCCTGCCGCGTGAATTTGTAGAAAAGCATACGGTGCTGCCTCTGTTCAAAGTCCGCAACGTTTTGACTGTTGCGGTAGCGGAACCGACAAACGTCTTCCTGGTCGACCAGCTCCGCGACCTGACCAAGTCAGAAATCCAGATTGTCGCCGCCAGCGCCCGCGAAATCCGCCGGATGGTGCAGACTTATATGCCGAACACAAACGTGTTCGTGATCGACGACATCATCGATGATGCGAACGGCACCAATGTCGAACTGATCGAAGAATCAATCGACGACATCGGCTTCGACGTCGAGTTTGCCGGCCAGAGCCCGATCATCAAACTGGTCAATTACATTATCTATAATGCGGTTCGCGAGGGGGCCAGCGATATTCACATCGAACCCAACGAACAGCAATTGCGGGTGCGTTATCGCGTGGATGGAGTGCTGCATCAGGCACTCGAACCGCCCGTGCATCTGGCGCCTGCGGTTTCGTCGCGTATCAAGATTATGGCGAGCCTCGACATCAGCGAACGTCGTCTGCCACAGGATGGACGAATTCACGTCCTGATGGAAGGGCGTCCAATCGACCTGCGTGTGAGTACGCTTCCCATGCCGAGCGGTGAAAAAGTCGTGATTCGTATTCTGGATAACCGCAGCGTCAATATTTCACTCGAACAGCTGGGTTTCAGTTCCGAAGTTCTGGAAAACTTCACCGAACAGCTGGAAAAACCGAACGGCATTATTCTGGTGACCGGGCCTACCGGTAGTGGTAAGAGTACCACCCTGTATGCGGCTCTGAATGCCGTCAGCTCGATTGAGAAAAATGTCTGTACGGTCGAAGACCCGATCGAATATCAGCTGCCGATTATCAATCAGTTCCAGGTGAATGAAAAAATCGGCCTGTCATTCGCTACGATCCTGCGGAGTCTGCTGCGACAGGACCCGGATGTCGTCATGGTGGGCGAAATCCGCGACCAGGAAACCGGCAAGATCGCCATCCAGGCAGCCCTGACCGGTCACCTCGTCTTCAGTACGTTGCACACCAACGACGCGATCTCGGCGATTACCCGTCTGATCAATATGGGTGTCGACGACTACCTGATTGCGGCAGCAGTCAACATGGCTCTGGCACAACGACTCTGTCGTAAACTCTGCCCGAAATGCAAAACACCTTATGAACTGCCCAAGGCGATGCAACTGGCGGTGGAACGCGTCGGCCTGGAAGCGAACGAATTTTATAAAAACAAAGGCTGCAAGAGATGCCGCAATACCGGTTTCTCCGGACGTATCGGCGTGCATGAGATCCTGACCATCGATGATCAGCTGCGGGAAATCATCTCCTCGAATCCTACGGTGGCAGCAGTCAAAGAATATGCACAGAACAATGGCATGATCCCCCTGCGGTACGACGCTCTGCGTAAAGCCCAGGAAGGACTGACGACAGTGGAAGAAGCCATCAAAGTCAGTGATGACGGCTGGATTCCCCGAAAACCCGCGCTGATCCGTTCCCATTCATAA
- a CDS encoding PilN domain-containing protein, translated as MIPEIDFLPASYREVRRRHRNRIWRRSIVVIFLTLVTLSTVRQREIQHELQTKKETLEKHIQQMHEQLQDPARLTQQIELSDLRADLLAGLLLDESPAQLLAITSHALPEYVSLNEFQFLFEKVAGKEKPTNVKQKKTPENVVPEKLDLEKLKQHRTDEQLVLLVQGIAPDHLSISGYMSNLDRLGVFKAIDLIQSNETMFEGETMRQFRLRIVVKAPGMFLPPLDHRLTAGLDQSLTGGYGHE; from the coding sequence ATGATACCTGAAATTGATTTTTTACCTGCCAGTTATCGCGAAGTGCGACGTCGACACCGGAACCGGATCTGGCGTCGTTCGATTGTTGTCATCTTCCTCACGCTGGTGACCTTAAGCACCGTGCGACAGCGGGAAATTCAGCACGAACTGCAGACGAAAAAGGAGACGCTGGAAAAGCACATCCAGCAGATGCATGAGCAATTGCAGGACCCTGCACGGCTGACGCAGCAGATTGAGCTTTCCGACCTGCGGGCCGATCTGCTGGCAGGGTTGCTATTGGATGAATCACCGGCACAGCTGCTGGCGATCACCAGCCATGCGCTGCCCGAATATGTCTCATTAAACGAGTTTCAATTTCTGTTTGAAAAAGTGGCGGGTAAAGAAAAGCCGACGAATGTCAAACAGAAAAAAACACCAGAGAACGTGGTTCCTGAAAAGCTGGATCTCGAGAAGCTGAAACAGCATCGGACGGACGAACAACTGGTGCTGCTGGTGCAGGGGATCGCCCCTGACCACCTTTCGATCTCCGGTTATATGTCAAATCTGGATCGACTGGGCGTGTTTAAAGCCATTGATCTGATTCAATCCAACGAAACGATGTTCGAAGGAGAAACGATGCGGCAGTTCCGACTTCGTATCGTGGTGAAAGCACCAGGCATGTTTCTTCCCCCACTCGATCACCGGTTGACCGCCGGCCTGGATCAGTCTTTGACAGGAGGTTATGGCCATGAATGA
- a CDS encoding tetratricopeptide repeat protein — translation MLRKLSCIACALVWLICCGCQAVPISTLTQMSGEALQGETTPQTSETSSRTERTSPFNERANQLVDQALQHYSQGELQQARSLLASAREIDPGHIGTFEIEAQLSYDMGDRKQFLQSLRSIRAASPQDAAKQSAVGTLFFQAGQTQEGIACLKRAIALKPHEENYSLKLAAFLEQTSRTDEAHEVLLRALHTTPGSKRLPIALGRVCEVNQQWSEASIYYAMVINHLPENHVWRKHRARCLYHAGKYQEAFEQFSICQEADRELLSLSEKIAFGDTALRLGDLEKAQQLFDEISAAHQHQLLHVEVLRGLCAINRGQTTDAKAIIATARKKWPADPTLLEVAALLPAQQTAVR, via the coding sequence ATGCTGCGGAAACTCAGTTGCATCGCCTGTGCGTTGGTCTGGCTGATCTGTTGCGGCTGTCAGGCGGTGCCGATTTCCACGCTGACGCAGATGTCAGGTGAGGCGCTGCAAGGGGAAACCACACCACAGACCTCAGAAACTTCCTCACGGACCGAGCGGACATCTCCCTTCAATGAACGGGCGAATCAGCTCGTAGATCAGGCATTACAGCATTATTCCCAGGGAGAACTGCAGCAGGCCCGGTCGCTGCTCGCCTCGGCGCGGGAAATAGATCCCGGTCATATCGGGACGTTTGAAATCGAGGCCCAGCTCTCCTACGACATGGGAGACCGGAAACAATTTCTGCAGTCGCTCCGGTCGATTCGTGCTGCCAGCCCTCAAGACGCCGCCAAACAGAGTGCCGTCGGAACCCTGTTTTTTCAGGCTGGCCAGACACAGGAAGGGATCGCCTGCCTGAAGCGTGCCATCGCATTGAAACCGCATGAAGAAAACTACTCGTTGAAACTGGCGGCTTTTCTGGAGCAGACCAGTCGCACCGATGAGGCTCATGAAGTTCTGTTACGGGCCCTGCATACGACACCGGGCAGCAAACGACTGCCCATCGCCCTGGGTCGCGTCTGTGAGGTCAATCAGCAGTGGTCCGAAGCCAGCATATATTATGCGATGGTGATCAATCATCTTCCCGAAAACCACGTCTGGCGAAAACACCGCGCCCGCTGTCTGTATCACGCCGGCAAGTACCAGGAAGCTTTTGAACAGTTCTCCATCTGCCAGGAAGCAGACCGGGAACTGCTGTCGCTTTCGGAAAAAATCGCCTTTGGCGACACGGCGCTGCGGCTGGGAGATCTGGAAAAGGCGCAACAACTGTTCGATGAAATTTCTGCTGCCCATCAGCACCAGTTACTCCATGTAGAGGTATTGCGCGGGTTATGCGCAATTAACCGGGGCCAGACAACTGACGCGAAAGCCATCATCGCTACAGCCCGTAAAAAATGGCCCGCTGATCCTACGCTGTTAGAGGTCGCGGCCCTCCTCCCTGCGCAACAGACGGCGGTAAGGTAA
- a CDS encoding prepilin-type N-terminal cleavage/methylation domain-containing protein, which translates to MYHFHPDQRETKTRRASGRHSDCVRCCAGTALRARGFTLVELLMAMSISAILVMALAGIVTATQSAWRHTQGIEDSQAEINASFDRMRMMISQAGIYQVNGQAPEVGLAVVTRAWNYIDVPDILVVWSGGRNGGISQNGTLNRLPRMNEILIYTSDPADAHQFVEIALPDSSAEIDFNSSAFDNTIRTAIQSSQAEKALLSKRLKNSQYLLSGSPWGPTASNLIFTITRTPDDASLQATTPGTSAWMNLPWPQGTVSATSGLRQVTVNYEIQFETAEQNTLTDINSETALPFFGSSSRLYAYTP; encoded by the coding sequence ATGTACCACTTTCACCCTGATCAACGCGAGACAAAAACACGCCGTGCGAGTGGCCGCCATTCGGACTGTGTTCGCTGCTGCGCGGGCACTGCTTTACGCGCGCGGGGTTTTACACTTGTGGAACTGCTGATGGCCATGTCGATCTCGGCAATTCTGGTCATGGCACTCGCGGGAATCGTCACCGCCACGCAATCCGCCTGGAGACACACGCAGGGAATAGAAGATTCGCAGGCCGAAATCAACGCATCCTTCGACCGGATGCGGATGATGATCTCGCAGGCAGGCATTTACCAGGTAAATGGACAGGCTCCCGAAGTGGGGTTGGCAGTCGTGACCCGCGCCTGGAATTACATCGATGTCCCGGACATTCTGGTGGTCTGGTCCGGTGGACGGAACGGGGGAATCAGCCAGAATGGAACCTTAAACCGGCTGCCCCGGATGAACGAAATTTTGATTTACACTTCGGATCCCGCAGACGCGCATCAGTTTGTCGAAATCGCGTTGCCCGATTCTTCGGCGGAGATCGACTTTAACAGTTCTGCTTTCGACAACACGATTCGCACAGCGATCCAATCCAGCCAGGCGGAGAAGGCGCTTCTGAGCAAGCGGCTGAAGAACAGTCAGTACCTGCTCTCGGGAAGCCCGTGGGGACCAACGGCGTCGAATCTGATTTTCACGATTACCCGTACCCCCGATGATGCAAGTCTGCAGGCTACGACTCCTGGTACGAGTGCCTGGATGAATCTTCCCTGGCCGCAGGGCACCGTGAGTGCCACCAGCGGACTGCGTCAGGTGACCGTGAATTATGAAATCCAGTTTGAGACCGCAGAACAGAACACGTTAACCGACATCAACTCGGAAACCGCATTACCGTTTTTTGGATCCAGTTCGAGGTTGTATGCGTACACACCATAA
- a CDS encoding HAMP domain-containing sensor histidine kinase: MKSYGKYWVLVVLLLFMSCVDNLLVTSQLASPMLALAASLVASLVGWAWLVKSLQKDRDQISACLRNPDLLRPELKQKNFFGNLFAEAIQKIEESDTELVSTTQVKTMLKARLNALSKKEALMESVLDHLETGVLVFDAQHTLEFSNQAASKFVIPEADRTLNTSESGLALNKALSSDVVIPEIASLLTKTIERKDATLSRRSEFQLTGLEFQSHFRAIATNLFDENQALLGTVIVVENIGEETNEKERHAEFVSSVAHELKTPMAGIKAYIEMLLDGDCEEDEAEELYGFINEQIDRLTRLVNSMLNLARIESGVVEIKRHDCELNDILKSAADVISPNAGEKDIRFTSELSDLYLPVHVDKDMLGQAIINLLSNAVKYTPHGHEVRLRSRMEDNTAVIEVRDTGMGIPENSLPHIFDRFYRVPENNRSAAGTGLGLALVHFIVTNVHNGSISVQSVVNKGTCFTVTIPLGHKEQKKKKQLASPVTV, from the coding sequence ATGAAAAGTTATGGCAAATACTGGGTTCTGGTGGTACTGCTGCTCTTCATGAGTTGTGTAGATAACCTCCTGGTAACCAGCCAGTTAGCTTCTCCCATGCTGGCGCTGGCCGCCTCGCTGGTGGCATCACTCGTCGGTTGGGCCTGGCTGGTGAAATCCCTGCAGAAAGACCGCGACCAGATCAGCGCGTGTCTGCGGAATCCCGATTTACTGCGTCCGGAACTGAAGCAGAAGAACTTCTTCGGAAACCTGTTCGCGGAAGCCATTCAGAAGATTGAAGAATCCGATACCGAACTCGTATCGACCACCCAGGTTAAGACGATGTTGAAAGCCCGTCTGAATGCCCTCTCGAAGAAAGAGGCCCTGATGGAATCGGTGCTGGATCACCTGGAGACCGGGGTACTCGTCTTCGACGCACAACACACGCTGGAGTTTTCGAATCAGGCCGCATCGAAGTTCGTGATTCCCGAAGCGGACCGCACGCTGAACACCAGTGAATCCGGCCTCGCACTTAATAAGGCCCTCAGCAGCGATGTCGTGATTCCCGAGATCGCCAGCCTGCTCACCAAAACAATTGAACGCAAAGATGCCACGTTAAGCCGCCGCAGCGAGTTCCAGTTAACGGGGCTCGAATTCCAGTCCCATTTCCGCGCCATCGCCACGAACCTGTTCGATGAAAATCAGGCGCTGCTGGGAACCGTGATCGTGGTGGAAAACATTGGGGAAGAAACTAATGAGAAGGAACGGCACGCCGAGTTTGTGTCGTCCGTCGCTCACGAGTTGAAAACACCGATGGCCGGGATTAAGGCTTATATCGAGATGCTGCTGGATGGTGACTGCGAAGAAGATGAAGCCGAAGAACTGTATGGCTTCATCAACGAACAGATTGACCGTCTGACTCGGCTGGTCAACAGCATGCTGAATCTGGCCCGCATTGAAAGCGGTGTTGTAGAAATCAAGCGACACGACTGCGAGCTGAATGACATTCTCAAATCGGCCGCAGATGTCATTTCGCCCAATGCCGGTGAAAAAGACATCAGGTTTACCTCCGAACTGAGCGATCTCTATCTGCCCGTGCACGTCGATAAAGACATGCTGGGCCAGGCGATCATCAATCTGCTGTCAAATGCAGTAAAATACACGCCGCACGGACACGAAGTCCGCCTGCGGAGCAGAATGGAAGACAATACGGCAGTTATCGAAGTCCGGGATACCGGGATGGGAATTCCAGAAAATTCGCTGCCTCACATTTTTGATCGGTTCTATCGGGTACCCGAGAACAACCGCTCCGCGGCCGGTACGGGACTGGGTCTGGCCCTGGTCCACTTCATTGTGACCAATGTCCATAATGGCTCCATTTCGGTGCAGTCGGTCGTCAATAAAGGAACCTGTTTCACGGTCACCATTCCGCTGGGACATAAAGAACAGAAAAAGAAAAAACAACTGGCATCGCCGGTAACCGTATAA
- the pilM gene encoding pilus assembly protein PilM: MISLPRSQYTPIGLQLGPSSATLVQLTGPKQNRVVHAIAQEQFDLDDRLTADERDTKIAAELRRILVDHHFKGRRVISCLGSQELFIQNVRLPQLPTEEIAKVVAWEAEERLPYPVAEAEIRHLPAGQVRQESNTKQEVILLACHNGILERHLNLLEQAELTAEAIDVEPSATLRCFHDEKRELQLNSVSCYLNFGDAATTVIFADQQNVLFLKYIMQGSNHLDRAVADNLDLPLTEAIRLRKIVTNSPTLDASDELHRSVIDSIRSLLESISTEVENCLRYYKVTFRGKKLEQLVVTGNESSPWLIDFLSERLNTDCRMGNPFERLKSWPTSTSILERPGRWSTAMGLAMKESSEK; encoded by the coding sequence ATGATTTCCTTACCTCGTTCACAATATACACCCATCGGTTTGCAGCTGGGGCCCAGTTCGGCCACGCTGGTGCAGTTGACCGGCCCGAAACAGAATCGGGTTGTGCATGCGATTGCCCAGGAGCAGTTCGACCTGGATGACCGACTCACTGCCGACGAACGCGATACAAAGATCGCCGCTGAACTGCGGCGGATTCTGGTTGACCATCATTTCAAAGGCCGCCGGGTGATCAGCTGCCTGGGTTCGCAGGAGCTGTTCATTCAAAACGTGAGACTGCCTCAACTGCCGACCGAAGAAATCGCGAAAGTGGTCGCCTGGGAGGCGGAAGAACGTCTGCCTTACCCGGTTGCCGAAGCGGAAATCCGTCATCTGCCTGCAGGACAGGTTCGACAGGAATCAAACACCAAGCAGGAAGTGATCCTGCTGGCCTGTCACAACGGAATTCTGGAGCGGCATTTGAATCTGCTGGAACAGGCGGAACTGACTGCAGAGGCGATTGACGTTGAGCCATCGGCCACGCTGCGTTGTTTTCATGATGAGAAACGCGAGTTGCAACTGAACTCGGTGAGCTGTTATCTGAATTTTGGTGACGCCGCCACCACCGTGATATTCGCCGATCAGCAGAACGTACTGTTTCTGAAATACATTATGCAGGGGAGTAACCACCTGGACCGGGCTGTGGCTGACAATCTGGATCTGCCGCTGACCGAGGCGATTCGTCTGCGAAAGATCGTAACCAATTCTCCGACGCTGGATGCCAGTGATGAGCTGCACCGGTCGGTGATTGATTCGATCCGCTCACTACTGGAATCGATCAGCACAGAAGTGGAGAACTGCCTGCGATATTACAAAGTGACTTTCCGCGGAAAGAAACTGGAACAACTGGTGGTGACGGGTAACGAATCGAGTCCGTGGCTGATCGACTTTCTTTCCGAGCGACTGAATACGGACTGCCGGATGGGCAACCCGTTCGAGCGTCTGAAGAGCTGGCCGACATCCACTTCGATTCTGGAACGACCTGGCAGATGGAGTACCGCCATGGGACTGGCCATGAAAGAAAGTTCCGAGAAATAA
- a CDS encoding response regulator — MSHLVYVCDDDSHIVRAVSMKLKKAGLEVVSFPDGYTCWEQVQERAPEMIITDLQMPRMNGLELCEKIREFEVTRSIPLTLLTGKGFEFDHDEYMQNLKITNVMVKPFSPRKLLTQVQECLQTAPDTIG, encoded by the coding sequence ATGAGTCATCTGGTTTATGTTTGTGACGACGATTCGCACATTGTGCGTGCCGTCAGTATGAAACTTAAAAAAGCGGGCCTGGAAGTCGTCAGCTTTCCGGATGGCTACACCTGTTGGGAACAGGTTCAGGAGCGGGCTCCCGAGATGATTATCACCGATTTGCAGATGCCCCGGATGAATGGTCTGGAACTCTGCGAAAAAATTCGCGAATTTGAAGTAACCCGCTCGATCCCGCTGACGTTACTGACAGGGAAAGGTTTCGAATTCGATCATGATGAATATATGCAGAATCTGAAAATCACCAATGTCATGGTGAAACCCTTCAGTCCCAGGAAATTGTTAACACAGGTCCAGGAGTGTCTGCAAACGGCACCGGACACGATTGGTTAG
- a CDS encoding sensor domain-containing diguanylate cyclase, protein MRNYYTAIQFWSYSLLVVCLCPLAVFLGAYMHWPLGVAPLLLLAPPTVLAAVSSPRVCYWTITVLSISSCFAEIFFRPDLEEVRSTYPASIMCASVLVGLVLLIDLYMGKLRHKLSQMHDQNDELVRQLYQTQKQAAVDASKSGITESNEKPVSEQKENTSVESGVNYPLLLLTLQDIGRRISTNQSNESLIPTVISTAKASLQCESCQVYLWDSKSRALKNALPARARDRLDYRPAANHGVAAWVIEHRQIVMRNDADQDYRLKRIIEDDPQMPDAIAPLTVGSELIGLLIIDKIDVDSPTIGRLIYILSNIYALGIKNSQLFKRIEEMASRDGLTGLYNHATFQEKLHELVKGAEAQSTSLSIIMSDIDHFKSFNDTYGHQAGDFVLKEVARIWKTVMPDNAVLARYGGEEFIGVLLDHEYSQARQIAEDLRETLENCPILFEGQQLQVTASFGVTEFRHPATTTKELVRVADEYLYKAKEGGRNQVVGLDTNATRKPGT, encoded by the coding sequence ATGCGAAATTATTACACTGCCATCCAGTTCTGGTCTTACTCCCTGCTGGTAGTCTGCCTGTGTCCGCTGGCGGTCTTCCTGGGTGCCTACATGCACTGGCCCCTGGGGGTGGCTCCGTTGCTGCTGCTGGCACCCCCCACAGTTCTGGCGGCGGTTTCTTCACCGCGGGTCTGTTACTGGACCATTACAGTACTCTCCATCAGTTCCTGCTTCGCCGAAATTTTCTTTCGCCCGGACCTGGAAGAAGTCAGAAGTACCTACCCAGCGAGCATTATGTGCGCCAGCGTACTTGTCGGACTGGTACTGCTGATCGATCTCTACATGGGTAAACTGCGTCACAAACTGTCTCAGATGCACGACCAGAATGACGAACTGGTCCGCCAGTTGTACCAGACTCAGAAACAGGCCGCCGTCGATGCTTCGAAATCGGGAATTACAGAAAGCAATGAGAAACCGGTCAGCGAGCAGAAAGAGAATACGAGTGTGGAGAGTGGCGTGAATTATCCACTGCTCCTGCTGACGCTGCAGGACATCGGTCGTCGGATCTCTACTAATCAATCCAACGAATCATTGATTCCGACCGTGATCAGCACGGCCAAAGCCTCGCTGCAATGTGAATCATGTCAGGTTTATCTCTGGGATTCAAAATCGCGAGCTCTGAAAAATGCACTGCCCGCGCGAGCCCGCGACCGACTGGACTACCGGCCTGCAGCCAATCATGGCGTAGCCGCCTGGGTCATCGAACACCGTCAGATTGTGATGCGAAACGACGCCGATCAGGATTACCGCCTCAAGCGGATCATCGAAGACGATCCACAGATGCCGGATGCGATTGCACCGCTGACCGTGGGTTCGGAACTGATCGGGCTGTTGATCATCGATAAGATCGACGTGGATTCTCCCACCATTGGTCGCCTGATTTATATTCTTTCCAATATCTACGCGTTGGGCATCAAGAATTCACAGTTGTTCAAACGCATTGAAGAGATGGCCAGCCGCGATGGTCTGACCGGATTGTATAACCATGCGACTTTCCAGGAAAAACTGCATGAACTGGTGAAGGGCGCTGAAGCGCAGTCCACGAGCCTCAGCATCATCATGAGCGACATCGATCACTTCAAATCCTTCAACGATACTTACGGACACCAGGCCGGTGACTTCGTACTGAAAGAGGTCGCACGGATCTGGAAAACCGTGATGCCTGATAATGCCGTGCTGGCACGATATGGCGGTGAAGAGTTCATCGGCGTCCTGCTGGATCACGAATATTCTCAGGCACGTCAGATCGCGGAAGATTTACGTGAGACACTGGAAAACTGCCCGATCCTATTCGAGGGACAGCAACTGCAAGTTACTGCCAGTTTTGGCGTTACAGAATTCCGTCACCCCGCAACAACCACGAAAGAGCTGGTGCGGGTGGCTGATGAATATCTCTACAAGGCGAAGGAAGGCGGACGAAATCAGGTGGTCGGCCTGGATACGAACGCCACCAGGAAACCGGGTACATAA